In a single window of the Coffea eugenioides isolate CCC68of chromosome 3, Ceug_1.0, whole genome shotgun sequence genome:
- the LOC113764845 gene encoding non-lysosomal glucosylceramidase, with protein sequence MVSGNLFHCRRNSWPPEEYIHRSTLQLFDFDSAGPPEQAWRRKLDTHASILREFSITFVEAIKMIRLGIRLWSYVREEASHGRKAPIDPFTRESCKPSASHGIPLGGMGSGSISRGFRGEFRHFQLLPGACEASPIMANQFSIFISRDGGNKKYASVLAPGQHEGLGKSGDQGISSWGWNLDGQHSTYHALFPRAWTIYDGEPDPELKISCRQISPFIPHNYRESSLPTAVFVYTLVNTGKERAKVSLLFTWANSIGGVSHMSGDHVNEPFIGEDGVSGVLLNHRTTKDNPPVTYAIAASETQNVSVSVLPCFGLTEGSCVTAKDMWGKMVEDGHFDRENFTKGPSMPSSPGETHCAAVSASTWVEPHGKCTVAFAVAWSSPKVKFMKGKSYNRRYTKYYGTSERAAVDLVHDALTNYKLWEEEIERWQTPILKDDRLPEWYKFTLFNELYFLVSGGTVWIDSSLPTEDSWEVQNEAVPVKIKEVTVSKTQENHNQDMENNQTVVNTHVDMMYVNSQDDGVKSSKVSNERASNNSDEKDESTLFRRRFESRFTTSSSKLLENDTNDVGRFLYLEGVEYIMWCTYDVHFYASFALLELFPKIELSIQREFAKAVLCEDKRKVKFLAEGNCGIRKVKGAVPHDLGTHDPWHEMNAYNIHDTSRWKDLNPKFVLQVYRDFAATGDFSFAADVWPSVRAAMEYMEQFDRDHDGLIENDGFPDQTYDTWTVHGISAYCGGLWLAALQAAAAMAVQLGDRAFAERCKSKFVKAKAAFEEKLWNGSYFNYDSGSSSNSKSIQADQLAGQWYTASSGLPDLFDKVKIQSALQKVYDFNVMKNRGGRMGAVNGMYPNGKIDETCMQSREIWTGVTYAVAANMILAGMVEQGFATAEGIFLAGWSEEGHGYAFQTPEGWSIDGHFRSLLYMRPLSIWGIQRAMSSTKTTLEAPVINIMDRINIPYHNSTLSSRSESGVKKIAHKAKCFKNSVFHCAC encoded by the exons ATGGTGAGTGGAAATTTATTTCATTGTAGAAGAAACTCATGGCCCCCAGAGGAATACATCCATCGATCAACTTTACAGTTG TTTGATTTTGATAGTGCTGGGCCACCAGAACAAGCTTGGAGAAGGAAATTGGACACCCATGCCAGTATTCTTAGAGAATTCAGTATTACATTTGTGGAAGCAATTAAAATG ATCAGACTTGGTATACGTCTTTGGTCATATGTAAGGGAAGAGGCCTCGCATGGAAGG AAAGCTCCAATTGATCCCTTTACACGTGAAAGTTGCAAACCATCAGCATCACATGGTATTCCACTTGGGGGTATGGG AAGTGGCAGCATATCTAGAGGTTTTCGTGGTGAATTCAGGCATTTTCAACTTCTTCCGGGTGCATGTGAGGCTTCTCCTATCATGGCAAATCAGTTCTCA ATTTTCATATCACGAGATGGAGGGAATAAGAAGTATGCATCTGTTCTAGCCCCTGGACAGCATGAAGGTTTAGG GAAATCTGGCGATCAAGGTATATCATCATGGGGATGGAATCTGGATGGCCAGCATTCCACTTATCATGCACTATTTCCAAGGGCGTGGACAATCTATGATG GTGAGCCAGATCCAGAACTCAAAATCTCCTGCAGGCAGATATCACCATTTATACCTCATAACTATAGGGAGAGCAGTCTTCCTACAGCTGTTTTTGTCTACACT TTGGTTAACACAGGGAAGGAGAGGGCAAAAGTCAGTCTTCTTTTCACATGGGCA AATTCAATTGGAGGTGTCTCACATATGTCAGGAGATCATGTGAACGAGCCATTTAT AGGTGAAGATGGAGTCTCTGGAGTGCTCCTGAATCACAG GACTACAAAAGATAACCCCCCAGTTACTTATGCCATTGCTGCATCTGAAACTCAGAATGTAAGCGTGTCAGTTTTACCCTGTTTTGGCCTGACTGAAGGAAGCTGTGTAACAGCAAAGGATATGTGGGGTAAAATGGTTGAG GATGGGCATTTTGACAGGGAGAACTTTACAAAAGGGCCAAGCATGCCATCTTCACCTGGTGAGACGCACTGTGCTGCAGTTTCTGCCTCAACGTGGGTTGAACCTCATGGAAAGTGCACTGTTGCATTTGCTGTTGCTTGGTCATCCCCTAAAGTTAAATTTATGAAAGGGAAATCTTATAATAG GAGGTACACTAAATATTATGGCACTTCTGAGAGGGCTGCGGTAGACTTGGTCCATGATGCCCTGACAA ATTATAAGCTATGGGAAGAAGAGATTGAAAGATGGCAAACTCCAATCCTCAAGGATGACAGGCTACCAGAATG GTACAAATTTACATTGTTCAACGAGCTATATTTTTTGGTTTCCGGAGGGACAGTTTGGATTG ATTCTAGCTTGCCAACTGAGGACTCGTGGGAAGTTCAGAATGAGGCAGTGCCAGTAAAGATCAAAGAAGTCACAGTGAGTAAAACACAAGAAAATCATAACCAAGACATGGAAAACAACCAGACTGTCGTCAATACTCATGTTGATATGATGTATGTTAATTCACAAGATGATGGTGTGAAAAGTTCGAAAGTTAGTAATGAAAGAGCTTCTAACAACTCTGATGAAAAAGACGAATCAACACTTTTCCGAAGAAGATTTGAAAGCCGTTTTACAACTTCCTCTAGTAAATTGCTGGAGAACGATACCAATGATGTTGGTAGGTTTCTGTACTTGGAAGGTGTAGAATATATCATGTGGTGCACATATGACGTGCACTTCTATGCATCTTTTGCCTTGCTTGAGCTGTTTCCGAAGATTGAGCTCAGCATTCAGCGTGAATTTGCAAAAGCGGTATTATGTGAAGATAAGAGGAAGGTGAAGTTTCTAGCAGAGGGAAATTGCGGTATCCGGAAGGTCAAAGGGGCTGTTCCTCATGATCTTGGAACTCATGATCCATGGCATGAAATGAATGCTTACAATATACATGATACTAGTAGGTGGAAGGATCTGAATCCTAAGTTTGTGCTTCAGGTTTATAGAGATTTTGCTGCCACAGGAGATTTTTCCTTTGCAGCTGATGTTTGGCCTTCTGTTCGCGCTGCAATGGAATATATGGAACAGTTTGATCGGGACCATGATGGCCTCATTGAAAATGATGGATTCCCAGATCAAACATATGATACTTGGACAGTCCACGGAATAAGTGCTTACTGTGGTGGTTTATGGCTTGCTGCACTTCAAGCTGCAGCAGCAATGGCTGTTCAGCTTGGTGACAGAGCCTTTGCTGAACGATGCAAAAGCAAATTTGTAAAAGCAAAGGCAGCctttgaagaaaaattgtgGAACGGCTCCTACTTTAATTATGATAGTGGTTCTAGCAGTAACAGCAAGTCAATCCAAGCTGATCAATTGGCAGGACAGTGGTATACAGCATCTTCAGGCTTGCCTGATCTTTTTGATAAAGTTAAGATCCAGAGTGCCCTCCAAAAAGTATATGATTTCAATGTGATGAAAAATCGAGGAGGTAGGATGGGTGCAGTAAATGGAATGTATCCAAATGGAAAGATAGATGAGACCTGCATGCAGTCCCGTGAAATATGGACTGGAGTCACCTATGCAGTGGCTGCCAACATGATTCTTGCTGGAATGGTGGAGCAGGGTTTTGCGACAGCTGAAGGTATATTCCTGGCAGGCTGGTCAGAAGAGGGCCATGG ATATGCATTTCAGACTCCAGAGGGTTGGTCAATAGATGGGCACTTCAGGTCTCTCCTGTACATGAGGCCACTTTCAATTTGGGGCATCCAGAGGGCAATGTCTTCGACTAAGACTACTCTTGAAGCTCCAGTGATAAACATTATGGACAGAATCAACATACCCTATCATAATAGCACACTTTCCTCTCGCAGTGAAAGTGGCGTCAAGAAGATAGCACACAAGGCCAAGTGCTTCAAGAACTCGGTCTTTCATTGTGCATGCTGA
- the LOC113765569 gene encoding uncharacterized protein LOC113765569, with protein MYLWSLQSSPNPLNSTISFLYRNPEIPKPRNAIPARDRVIDFGKYKGKMVGTLPSNYLKWVSKNLRARDFEEWAKLADEVLEDPVYKDRIEWEFAQKVLNGDVLSSKSVQLQQKSAVSGLVEISERFGWDNEDKLGWAKVDFRLLGTSKGGRIPRVSDSGPRVMKDGVLDILKPKAGENGPVKGRRKERRERLKLRRRKNGERNGIKVDDKGNFGNSSKNKLDGDGDQDQEEVDEDGRVDIIKTKNSSVFPGREAFLKKAANRRRF; from the coding sequence ATGTATCTCTGGTCTCTTCAGTCCTCACCAAACCCGCTCAACTCCACCATTTCATTCCTCTACAGAAACCCGGAAATCCCAAAACCCAGGAATGCAATCCCGGCGCGTGACAGAGTCATTGACTTTGGGAAGTACAAGGGCAAAATGGTGGGGACCCTTCCTTCAAATTACCTCAAATGGGTCTCCAAGAACTTGAGGGCACGTGACTTTGAAGAGTGGGCTAAGCTTGCTGATGAAGTTCTTGAAGACCCAGTTTACAAAGACAGGATAGAATGGGAGTTTGCTCAGAAGGTGCTGAACGGCGACGTTTTGAGCTCGAAAAGTGTTCAGCTTCAGCAGAAGAGTGCTGTGTCGGGTTTGGTTGAGATAAGCGAAAGGTTTGGATGGGATAATGAGGATAAGCTGGGCTGGGCCAAGGTTGATTTCAGGCTACTCGGGACGTCGAAAGGGGGAAGGATACCGAGGGTGTCAGACTCTGGGCCTAGGGTTATGAAAGATGGTGTGTTGGACATTTTGAAGCCCAAGGCGGGGGAGAATGGGCCTGTCAAAGGAAGGAGGAAGGAGAGGCGGGAGAGGTTGAAGCTGAGGAGGAGGAAAAATGGGGAGAGAAATGGCATTAAAGTTGATGATAAGGGTAATTTTGGCAATTCAAGTAAGAATAAATTAGATGGAGATGGAGATCAAGATCAAGAGGAGGTTGATGAAGATGGCAGGGTGGATATTATTAAAACTAAAAATAGTAGTGTATTTCCAGGACGTGAAGCTTTCTTGAAGAAAGCAGCTAACAGGAGAAGATTTTGA